Proteins encoded within one genomic window of Streptomyces sp. NBC_01314:
- the eat gene encoding ethanolamine permease — protein MSLKATDAADAADDYLERRTLRRGSAGWVLLTGLGVAYVVSGDFSGWNLGLAKGGFGGLAIATVLMGTMYACLVFALAELSAILPTAGGGYGFARRALGPWGGFLTGTAILIEYVLAPAAIVIFIGDYVESLGLFGLTSSWPVYLVCFAIFIGIHLWGVGEALIVTFVVTGFAVFALIVFALGALPDFSVSSLHDIPVDASALGANSWLPMGLLGIWAAFPFGMWFFLGVEGVPLAAEETKDPARTLPKAIRWSMGVLVVLAVITFLTAAGARGSAAIQDAGNPLVEALQPDGKATALSRFVNYAGLAGLVASFFSLIYAGSRQLFALSRAGYLPRVLSLTSSRKAPYLGLLVPGTIGFALAAATGDSLRMLNIAVFGATISYALMSLSHIVLRRREPELERPYRTPGGILTSSVALVLACSALVATFLVDVTAAIIALVVYAVAAAYFGFYSRKHLVAKAPEEEFAALAAAEAELARD, from the coding sequence ATGTCCCTGAAAGCCACGGACGCCGCCGACGCGGCTGACGACTACCTGGAGCGCCGAACGCTCCGCCGGGGCAGCGCCGGCTGGGTACTGCTGACCGGCCTCGGCGTCGCCTATGTCGTCTCCGGAGACTTCTCCGGCTGGAACCTCGGCCTCGCCAAGGGCGGCTTCGGCGGTCTGGCGATCGCCACGGTGCTCATGGGCACCATGTACGCCTGCTTGGTCTTCGCCCTCGCCGAACTGTCCGCGATCCTGCCCACGGCGGGCGGCGGCTACGGCTTCGCGCGCCGGGCGCTCGGCCCGTGGGGCGGCTTCCTGACCGGCACGGCGATCCTGATCGAGTACGTGCTCGCGCCCGCCGCCATCGTGATATTCATCGGCGACTACGTCGAGTCGCTGGGTCTCTTCGGCCTGACGTCGAGCTGGCCGGTCTATCTCGTCTGCTTCGCGATCTTCATCGGCATCCACCTGTGGGGTGTCGGCGAGGCGCTGATCGTCACCTTCGTCGTCACCGGCTTCGCGGTCTTCGCGCTGATCGTCTTCGCCCTGGGCGCACTGCCCGACTTCAGCGTGTCCTCGCTCCACGACATCCCGGTCGACGCCTCCGCTCTCGGCGCGAACTCCTGGCTGCCCATGGGACTGCTCGGCATCTGGGCGGCGTTCCCGTTCGGCATGTGGTTCTTCCTGGGCGTCGAGGGTGTGCCGCTGGCCGCGGAGGAGACCAAGGACCCGGCCCGTACGCTGCCGAAGGCGATCCGCTGGTCGATGGGCGTCCTCGTCGTGCTGGCCGTGATCACCTTCCTCACCGCGGCCGGGGCGCGCGGCTCCGCCGCCATCCAGGACGCCGGCAACCCGCTCGTCGAGGCGCTCCAGCCGGACGGCAAGGCCACCGCGCTCAGCCGCTTCGTCAACTACGCCGGACTGGCCGGCCTCGTCGCCTCGTTCTTCTCCCTGATCTACGCCGGCTCCCGGCAGCTGTTCGCCCTCTCCCGGGCCGGCTACCTCCCCCGGGTCCTCTCCCTCACCAGCAGCCGCAAGGCGCCGTACCTGGGCCTGCTGGTGCCGGGCACGATCGGCTTCGCGCTGGCCGCCGCCACCGGCGACAGCCTCCGGATGCTGAACATCGCCGTCTTCGGCGCCACGATCAGCTACGCCCTGATGTCCCTGTCGCACATCGTCCTGCGCCGCCGGGAGCCGGAGCTGGAGCGGCCGTACCGCACGCCGGGCGGGATCCTGACCTCCTCGGTCGCCCTCGTCCTCGCGTGCTCGGCGCTGGTGGCGACCTTCCTGGTGGACGTGACGGCCGCGATCATCGCGCTCGTCGTGTACGCGGTCGCGGCGGCGTACTTCGGGTTCTACAGCCGTAAGCACCTGGTGGCGAAGGCACCGGAGGAGGAATTCGCCGCGCTGGCCGCCGCCGAGGCAGAGTTGGCGCGGGACTGA
- a CDS encoding TDT family transporter has translation MQQTGSAGSAQQTGSARSARPAPSSAAPSSTALPDPRTRPRPRSRPRLPALRHLGPNWYAPVMGTAIVASAGAGLPLGVPGRRTVCAAVWALALVALVALLGARALHWTHHRDQARTHLLDPAVAPFYGCLSMALLAVGGGALVVGRDWIGVRAAVALDVVLFGAGTAVGLVAAVVVPYLMVVRHRVEPGQVTPVLLLPLVAPMVSAALGPLLVPHLPPGQARQTLLFGCLALFGLSLLATLLVLPLVFGRLVTVGPLPLALTPSLFLVLGPLGQSTTAVGNLADAAPGAVPAPYPPGFAAFAVLYGVPVMGFALLWLALAAALVVRARRRGMGFSMAWWAFTFPVGTCATGAEGLARHTGLVALDVLAVALYGLLLVAWVTAAASTARGLVSGELLAAPRPAPAAPRPTTARTR, from the coding sequence GTGCAACAGACCGGTTCGGCCGGATCGGCGCAACAGACCGGCTCGGCTCGGTCGGCTCGTCCGGCTCCCTCGTCAGCGGCTCCCTCATCAACGGCTCTCCCCGACCCGCGCACCCGACCCCGGCCCCGCTCGCGCCCCCGCCTCCCCGCCCTTCGTCACCTCGGCCCCAACTGGTACGCCCCGGTCATGGGCACCGCGATCGTGGCGTCCGCCGGTGCCGGGCTCCCCCTGGGCGTCCCGGGCCGGCGGACCGTCTGCGCGGCGGTCTGGGCGCTCGCGCTCGTCGCTCTGGTCGCCCTCCTGGGCGCCCGCGCCCTGCACTGGACCCACCACCGCGACCAGGCCCGCACCCACCTTCTCGACCCGGCCGTGGCCCCCTTCTACGGATGTCTCTCCATGGCACTGCTGGCCGTGGGCGGCGGTGCCCTCGTCGTCGGCCGGGACTGGATCGGGGTCCGGGCGGCCGTAGCCCTCGATGTCGTACTCTTCGGCGCCGGGACGGCCGTGGGCCTGGTCGCCGCCGTCGTCGTGCCGTACCTGATGGTCGTCCGCCACCGCGTCGAGCCGGGCCAGGTCACCCCCGTACTGCTCCTCCCCCTCGTCGCGCCCATGGTGTCCGCCGCGCTCGGACCGCTGCTCGTCCCCCATCTGCCTCCCGGGCAGGCCCGGCAGACGCTGCTGTTCGGCTGTCTCGCGCTGTTCGGGCTGAGCCTGCTGGCGACGCTGCTCGTGCTGCCGCTGGTGTTCGGCCGACTGGTCACGGTGGGGCCGCTGCCGCTCGCCCTCACCCCGAGTCTGTTCCTGGTCCTGGGGCCGCTGGGGCAGTCGACCACCGCCGTCGGCAATCTCGCCGACGCGGCCCCCGGCGCCGTACCGGCCCCGTACCCGCCCGGCTTCGCCGCGTTCGCCGTCCTCTACGGCGTGCCCGTCATGGGCTTCGCGCTGCTCTGGCTCGCGCTCGCCGCGGCGCTGGTCGTGCGGGCCCGGCGGCGGGGCATGGGGTTCTCGATGGCGTGGTGGGCGTTCACCTTCCCGGTCGGCACGTGTGCGACCGGCGCGGAGGGGCTGGCCCGGCACACGGGGCTCGTCGCCCTCGACGTCCTCGCCGTCGCGCTGTACGGGCTGCTGCTGGTGGCCTGGGTGACGGCCGCCGCGTCCACCGCGCGCGGGCTGGTCAGCGGCGAGCTGCTCGCAGCGCCGCGCCCAGCACCCGCGGCGCCTCGGCCAACGACGGCCCGTACCAGGTGA
- a CDS encoding LysR family transcriptional regulator: protein MSESEGRGGLAHRVPDLGALELLLAVARLGSLGRAARETGITQPAASSRIRSMERQLGVALVDRSPRGSRLTDAGALVTDWARRIVEAAEVFDVGAQALRDRRDSRLRVAASMTIAEYLLPGWLIALRTARPDTAVSLLAGNSTVVAERLLADEADLGFVEGPTVPAGLDAAVIAHDHLIVVTAPSHPWARRRKPLDAAELASTPLILREKGSGTRQVLEAALGSLARPLIELSSTTAVKSSALSGAGPAVLSELALGEELSARRLVRIPVDGVRLRRALRAVWPTGHRPTGPARDLLGLTRGSATGG from the coding sequence ATGAGTGAGAGCGAGGGGCGAGGCGGGCTGGCCCATCGGGTGCCGGATCTCGGGGCGCTCGAACTGCTGCTGGCCGTGGCCCGGCTGGGCTCGCTCGGGCGGGCGGCGCGGGAGACGGGGATCACCCAGCCGGCCGCGAGCAGCCGGATCCGCTCGATGGAACGGCAGCTGGGCGTCGCCCTGGTCGACCGGTCGCCGCGCGGGTCCCGGCTCACCGACGCGGGCGCGCTCGTCACGGACTGGGCCCGGCGGATCGTCGAGGCGGCCGAGGTGTTCGACGTGGGCGCGCAGGCGCTGCGGGACCGGCGCGACTCCCGGCTCCGGGTCGCCGCGAGCATGACCATCGCCGAGTATCTGCTGCCCGGCTGGCTCATCGCGCTGCGCACCGCGCGTCCGGACACGGCGGTGTCGCTCCTCGCGGGCAACTCGACGGTCGTCGCGGAGCGGTTGCTCGCGGACGAGGCCGACCTGGGGTTCGTCGAGGGGCCGACCGTCCCGGCCGGGCTGGACGCGGCCGTGATCGCCCATGACCACCTGATCGTCGTGACCGCGCCCAGCCATCCCTGGGCCCGCCGACGCAAGCCGCTGGACGCGGCCGAACTGGCCTCCACGCCGTTGATCCTCCGGGAGAAGGGCTCCGGCACACGGCAGGTCCTGGAGGCCGCGCTCGGCAGCCTGGCCCGTCCCCTCATCGAGCTGTCCTCCACCACGGCCGTCAAGTCCTCCGCGCTGAGCGGCGCGGGCCCGGCCGTCCTGAGCGAGCTGGCCCTCGGTGAGGAGCTCTCCGCCCGCCGCCTGGTCCGCATCCCCGTGGACGGCGTACGCCTGCGGCGGGCCCTGCGGGCGGTCTGGCCGACGGGGCATCGCCCCACGGGCCCGGCACGGGATCTGCTGGGGCTCACACGGGGGTCCGCGACCGGCGGCTGA
- a CDS encoding helix-turn-helix domain-containing protein, with protein sequence MGDHKEQPLRVGAAVRRRRRAHELTLAVVAERSGLSVPFLSQVENERARPSRPSLDRIADALGTTAVELLAAADPACSVDVVRAADEDGFTPPDSCSRSLVRGHHQLHAMEFTGDHDEGREVQHRNDELMYVVDGAVEVEAEGRAHRLGRGDTLYMSGGVRHRWRATEPETRVIVVAVADHIEALEDRHRQGA encoded by the coding sequence ATGGGCGACCACAAAGAACAGCCCCTTCGGGTGGGCGCGGCCGTCCGGCGGCGGCGCCGGGCACATGAGCTCACCCTCGCCGTCGTGGCCGAGCGCAGCGGCCTGTCGGTCCCCTTCCTCAGCCAGGTGGAGAACGAACGGGCCCGCCCCAGCAGGCCCTCCCTGGACCGCATCGCCGACGCCCTCGGCACCACCGCCGTCGAACTGCTCGCCGCGGCCGACCCGGCGTGCAGTGTCGACGTCGTACGCGCCGCCGACGAGGACGGTTTCACGCCTCCCGATTCCTGCTCGCGCTCCCTGGTGCGCGGTCACCACCAGCTGCACGCCATGGAGTTCACCGGCGACCACGACGAGGGCCGCGAGGTCCAGCACCGCAACGACGAGCTGATGTACGTCGTCGACGGCGCGGTCGAGGTCGAGGCCGAGGGCCGCGCCCACCGCCTCGGCCGCGGCGACACGCTGTACATGTCCGGTGGCGTACGGCACCGCTGGCGGGCCACCGAGCCGGAGACCCGGGTGATCGTGGTGGCCGTCGCCGACCACATCGAGGCCCTGGAGGACCGTCACCGCCAGGGCGCGTGA
- a CDS encoding glutamine synthetase family protein has translation MADRTPPLTVEELHTLVAGGEIDTVVLAFPDMQGRLQGKRFAARFFLDDVLAHGTEGCNYLLAVDTEMNTVDGYTMSSWDRGYGDFAMHPDLSTLRRVPWNEGTAMLIADLAWNDGSPVVAAPRQILRRQLERLAELGYTANVGTELEFIVFKDTYEQAWDAGYKGLTPANQYNIDYSVLGTGRIEPLLRRIRNDMEAAGLTVESAKGECNPGQHEIVFKYDEALVTCDQHAVYKTGAKEIASQEGVSLTFMAKFNEREGNSCHIHLSLADADGTNVMADGHDMSPVMRHFLAGQLAALRDFSLLYAPNINSYKRFQPGSFAPTAVAWGYDNRTCALRVVGHGRSMRFENRLPGGDVNPHLAVAGLIAAGLYGIEQKLELPEVCTGNAYAAGYDQVPTTLREAAELWENSPIAKAAFGDEVVAHYRNMARVELAAFDSAVTDWELRRSFERL, from the coding sequence GTGGCAGACCGCACACCCCCGCTCACCGTCGAGGAACTGCACACCCTCGTCGCGGGCGGTGAGATCGACACTGTCGTCCTGGCCTTCCCCGACATGCAAGGGCGCCTCCAGGGCAAGCGGTTCGCCGCGCGCTTCTTCCTCGACGACGTGCTCGCCCACGGCACCGAGGGCTGCAACTACCTGCTCGCCGTCGACACCGAGATGAACACCGTCGACGGCTACACGATGTCCTCCTGGGACCGCGGCTACGGCGACTTCGCCATGCACCCGGACCTCAGCACCCTGCGCCGGGTGCCGTGGAACGAGGGCACGGCGATGCTGATCGCCGACCTCGCCTGGAACGACGGCTCACCGGTCGTCGCCGCGCCCCGCCAGATCCTGCGCCGCCAGCTGGAGCGCCTCGCCGAACTGGGCTACACGGCCAACGTGGGCACCGAGCTGGAGTTCATCGTCTTCAAGGACACCTACGAGCAGGCCTGGGACGCCGGTTACAAGGGTCTGACCCCGGCGAACCAGTACAACATCGACTACTCGGTCCTCGGCACGGGGCGCATCGAGCCCCTGCTGCGCCGGATCCGCAACGACATGGAGGCCGCCGGGCTGACCGTCGAGTCCGCCAAGGGCGAGTGCAACCCCGGGCAGCACGAGATCGTCTTCAAGTACGACGAGGCCCTGGTCACCTGCGACCAGCACGCGGTCTACAAGACCGGCGCCAAGGAGATCGCCTCGCAGGAGGGCGTCTCGCTCACCTTCATGGCGAAGTTCAACGAGCGCGAGGGCAACTCCTGTCACATCCACCTGTCCCTGGCGGACGCGGACGGCACCAACGTCATGGCCGACGGCCACGACATGTCGCCGGTCATGCGCCACTTCCTCGCCGGACAGCTCGCCGCGCTCCGCGACTTCTCGCTGCTCTACGCGCCCAACATCAACTCGTACAAGCGGTTCCAGCCGGGCTCCTTCGCGCCGACCGCCGTGGCCTGGGGCTACGACAACCGGACCTGCGCCCTGCGGGTCGTCGGCCACGGCCGCTCCATGCGCTTCGAGAACCGCCTCCCCGGCGGTGACGTCAACCCGCACCTCGCCGTCGCCGGACTGATCGCGGCCGGGCTGTACGGCATCGAGCAGAAGCTCGAACTGCCGGAGGTGTGCACGGGGAACGCGTACGCCGCCGGTTACGACCAGGTGCCGACCACCCTCCGCGAGGCCGCCGAGCTGTGGGAGAACAGCCCCATCGCCAAGGCCGCCTTCGGCGACGAGGTCGTCGCGCACTACCGGAACATGGCCCGCGTCGAGCTGGCCGCCTTCGACTCCGCCGTGACCGACTGGGAGCTGCGCCGTTCCTTCGAACGTCTGTGA
- a CDS encoding FadR/GntR family transcriptional regulator — protein sequence MSQTGAEPGTPWADDRLASVLRPVRAGNGFEEALEQIMQVVRLGLVPGGERLPAERELAERLGISRVTLREVLKVLQDQGLIEARRGRYGGTFVLPRVDTPGEDELRRRLKGIDVEDTLRFREVLEVGAAGLCAAHGLTSEEVDRLRAALARTHNAPLTEYRRLDTLLHLTLAELSGSPSLAGQYAAVRAGVNDLLDCIPLLVRNLEHSQQQHAALVEAILDEDAEAAREIMREHCSGTAALLRGFLG from the coding sequence ATGTCGCAGACAGGAGCGGAACCGGGCACTCCCTGGGCCGACGACCGGCTGGCGTCCGTGCTGCGGCCGGTGCGGGCGGGCAACGGCTTCGAGGAGGCCCTGGAGCAGATCATGCAGGTCGTCCGGCTCGGCCTGGTGCCGGGCGGCGAACGGCTGCCTGCGGAACGCGAGTTGGCCGAGCGGCTCGGGATCAGCCGGGTGACGCTGCGCGAGGTGCTCAAGGTGCTGCAGGACCAGGGCCTGATAGAGGCGCGGCGCGGGCGGTACGGAGGGACGTTCGTGCTGCCACGCGTCGACACCCCGGGCGAGGACGAGCTGCGCCGCCGCCTGAAGGGCATCGACGTCGAGGACACCCTGCGCTTCCGCGAGGTGCTGGAGGTGGGCGCGGCGGGATTGTGCGCGGCACACGGTCTGACCAGCGAAGAGGTCGACAGGCTGCGTGCGGCCCTGGCCCGCACGCACAACGCGCCGCTCACGGAGTACCGCCGCCTGGACACCCTCCTGCACCTCACCCTCGCCGAGCTGTCCGGCTCCCCGTCGCTCGCCGGTCAGTACGCGGCCGTCCGCGCCGGGGTCAACGACCTGCTCGACTGCATCCCGCTGCTGGTACGGAACCTGGAGCACTCCCAGCAGCAGCACGCGGCCCTGGTGGAGGCCATTCTCGACGAGGACGCCGAGGCCGCGCGGGAGATCATGCGGGAGCACTGCTCCGGTACGGCGGCCCTGCTGCGCGGCTTCCTCGGGTGA
- a CDS encoding helical backbone metal receptor encodes MRSGSRVVSLVPSLTEAVAVSLPGVLVGATDWCGQPGDLDVVRVGGTKNPRTDVIARLAPDLVIANEEENREPDLTALREAGVEVLVTEVRDVPGAFTELDRVLRACGARSRPRWLDEAESAWSGPPDASAGPLTPGRRTTAVVPVWRRPWMVVGRDTFAGDVLARLGVDNLYAGHAERYPRVPVEELRAAAPDVVVLPDEPYLFTADDGPEAFPGLPCALLSGRHLTWYGPSLAEAPRVLGAALRAARR; translated from the coding sequence GTGCGCTCCGGGTCCCGCGTCGTCTCCCTCGTCCCGTCCCTGACGGAGGCCGTCGCCGTCTCGCTGCCCGGCGTGCTGGTAGGCGCCACCGACTGGTGCGGCCAGCCGGGTGATCTTGATGTCGTCAGGGTCGGCGGGACCAAGAACCCCAGGACCGACGTCATCGCCCGCCTCGCCCCGGACCTCGTGATCGCCAACGAGGAGGAGAACCGCGAGCCCGACCTGACCGCTCTGCGGGAGGCGGGCGTCGAGGTCCTCGTCACCGAGGTACGGGATGTGCCGGGCGCCTTCACCGAACTGGACCGCGTGCTGCGTGCCTGCGGCGCCCGGTCCCGGCCGCGCTGGCTGGACGAGGCGGAGTCGGCGTGGTCCGGGCCGCCGGACGCGTCGGCCGGCCCGCTGACACCCGGCCGTCGTACGACCGCCGTGGTGCCCGTCTGGCGCCGGCCGTGGATGGTCGTCGGCCGGGACACCTTCGCCGGTGACGTGCTCGCCCGGCTCGGGGTGGACAATCTGTACGCCGGGCACGCGGAGCGCTACCCCCGGGTCCCCGTCGAGGAGCTGCGGGCCGCCGCCCCCGATGTCGTGGTCCTGCCCGACGAGCCGTACCTCTTCACCGCCGACGACGGCCCGGAGGCGTTCCCCGGGCTGCCGTGCGCGTTGCTGAGCGGCCGTCATCTCACCTGGTACGGGCCGTCGTTGGCCGAGGCGCCGCGGGTGCTGGGCGCGGCGCTGCGAGCAGCTCGCCGCTGA
- a CDS encoding siderophore-interacting protein, with translation MAERPVRRAPKPHSARVVRTERLTPHMQRVVLGGDGLAEFSPRGSTDHYVKLLFGPEGVTYPEPFDIERIRAEFPRDQWPVTRTYTVRAWDSELAELTLDFVLHGDEGIAGPWATRVQPGELVRFLGPGGAYAPDPEADWHLLVGDESALPAIGASLEALPDGARVHAIVEVAGPEEEQKINSDAEVVWLHRGDRPVGAALVEAVRALRFPEGRMHAFVHGEAGFVKELRRLLRVELAVPREDLSISGYWRLGHDEDGWQAAKKAWNASVEAEQEGTPPTA, from the coding sequence ATGGCAGAGCGTCCGGTACGCAGGGCCCCGAAGCCCCACTCCGCGCGAGTCGTCCGCACCGAGCGGCTCACCCCACACATGCAGCGCGTCGTACTCGGTGGCGACGGCCTCGCCGAGTTCTCCCCGCGCGGCAGCACCGATCACTACGTGAAGCTCCTGTTCGGCCCCGAGGGTGTCACCTACCCGGAGCCCTTCGACATCGAGCGGATCCGCGCGGAGTTCCCCCGGGACCAGTGGCCCGTGACCCGGACGTACACCGTGCGCGCCTGGGATTCCGAACTGGCCGAGCTGACCCTCGACTTCGTGCTCCACGGCGACGAGGGCATCGCCGGCCCCTGGGCCACCCGCGTCCAGCCGGGCGAGCTGGTCCGTTTCCTCGGCCCCGGTGGTGCCTACGCTCCCGATCCGGAGGCCGACTGGCATCTCCTCGTCGGCGACGAGAGCGCCCTGCCGGCGATCGGCGCCTCCCTGGAGGCCCTCCCCGACGGCGCCCGCGTCCACGCGATCGTCGAGGTCGCCGGCCCCGAGGAGGAGCAGAAGATCAACTCCGATGCGGAGGTCGTCTGGCTGCACCGGGGCGACCGGCCCGTCGGCGCCGCCCTGGTCGAGGCCGTCCGCGCGCTGCGGTTCCCCGAGGGCCGGATGCACGCCTTCGTCCACGGCGAGGCGGGTTTCGTGAAGGAGCTGCGCCGCCTGCTGCGCGTCGAACTCGCCGTCCCCCGCGAGGACTTGTCGATCTCCGGCTACTGGCGCCTCGGCCACGACGAGGACGGCTGGCAGGCCGCGAAGAAGGCGTGGAACGCAAGCGTCGAGGCGGAGCAGGAGGGCACGCCGCCGACTGCGTGA
- a CDS encoding gamma-glutamyl-gamma-aminobutyrate hydrolase family protein, with translation MTRPLIGVSTYLESGARWGVWELEAALLPVGYPRLVQAAGGVAAMLPPDDPSYAVDAVARLDGLVIAGGPDVDPALYGAVRSPRCGPPAPARDAWELALIRAALDTGTPLLGICRGMQLLNVALGGTLIQHLDDHVVEVGVFGRHPVKPVPGTRYADIDAEETGVPTYHHQAVDRLGAGLLASAYASDGTIEAIELPDPAWVLGVQWHPEMGEDVRVMRALTEAASCRVL, from the coding sequence GTGACCAGGCCGCTGATCGGTGTGAGTACGTATCTGGAGTCCGGCGCGCGCTGGGGCGTCTGGGAGCTGGAGGCTGCCCTGCTGCCGGTCGGTTACCCCCGGCTCGTGCAGGCGGCGGGCGGCGTCGCCGCGATGCTGCCGCCGGACGACCCGTCGTACGCCGTCGATGCGGTCGCCCGTCTCGACGGCCTGGTCATCGCGGGCGGGCCCGACGTGGACCCCGCCCTCTACGGCGCCGTGCGCTCCCCGCGTTGCGGCCCGCCCGCGCCCGCGCGCGACGCGTGGGAGCTGGCCCTGATCCGGGCGGCGCTGGACACCGGCACGCCGCTGCTCGGCATCTGCCGCGGCATGCAGCTCCTGAACGTCGCTCTCGGCGGCACGCTGATCCAGCACCTCGACGACCACGTCGTCGAGGTCGGCGTCTTCGGCCGCCACCCCGTGAAGCCCGTACCCGGCACGCGGTACGCGGACATCGACGCCGAGGAGACCGGCGTCCCGACCTACCACCACCAGGCGGTCGACCGACTCGGTGCCGGCCTGCTGGCCTCTGCCTACGCCTCCGACGGCACGATCGAGGCCATCGAACTGCCCGACCCCGCCTGGGTCCTGGGCGTCCAGTGGCACCCCGAGATGGGCGAGGACGTCCGGGTGATGCGCGCCCTCACGGAGGCGGCGTCCTGCCGGGTTCTCTGA
- a CDS encoding 5'-3' exonuclease H3TH domain-containing protein produces the protein MRGVTRRLMLLDTASLYFRAYFGVPDSVKAPDGTPVNAVRGLLEFIDRLVKDHRPTDLVACMDADWRPQWRVDLIPSYKAHRVAEERAAGPDEEEVPDTLSPQVPIIEAVLDALGIARVGVAGYEADDVIGTFTALAKDPVDIVTGDRDLYQLVDDGRGVRVLYPLKGVGTLQLTDEAWLREKYGVVGRGYADLALLRGDPSDGLPGVPGIGEKTAAKLLDQFGDLAGIMAAVDDPTAKLTPSQRKRLDEARPYVAVAPKVVLVAADVPLPDVDTALPREPRDPAALEALAARWGLGGSLRRLLTTLQA, from the coding sequence ATGCGGGGCGTGACCCGACGCCTGATGCTTCTCGACACCGCTTCGCTGTACTTCCGCGCCTACTTCGGGGTGCCGGATTCCGTGAAGGCCCCGGACGGCACACCGGTGAACGCCGTGCGCGGGCTGCTCGAGTTCATCGACCGGCTGGTCAAGGACCACCGGCCGACGGACCTGGTGGCGTGCATGGACGCGGACTGGCGGCCGCAGTGGCGGGTCGACCTGATCCCCTCCTACAAGGCGCACCGCGTCGCCGAGGAGCGCGCGGCCGGGCCGGACGAGGAGGAGGTGCCGGACACCCTGTCGCCGCAGGTGCCGATCATCGAAGCGGTGCTGGACGCCCTCGGCATCGCGCGCGTGGGCGTCGCCGGGTACGAGGCGGACGACGTGATCGGCACCTTCACCGCCCTGGCGAAGGACCCGGTCGACATCGTCACCGGCGACCGCGACCTGTACCAACTGGTCGACGACGGGCGCGGGGTGCGCGTGCTGTATCCGCTGAAGGGCGTGGGCACACTGCAGCTGACCGACGAGGCGTGGCTGCGCGAGAAGTACGGGGTCGTCGGGCGCGGGTACGCGGATCTGGCCCTGTTGCGCGGCGACCCGAGCGACGGGCTGCCGGGCGTGCCGGGCATCGGTGAGAAGACGGCGGCGAAGCTGCTCGACCAGTTCGGCGACCTGGCCGGGATCATGGCCGCGGTCGACGACCCGACGGCGAAGCTCACGCCTTCGCAGCGCAAGAGGCTCGACGAGGCGCGCCCCTATGTGGCGGTCGCGCCCAAGGTGGTGCTGGTGGCGGCCGACGTACCCTTGCCGGACGTCGACACGGCTCTGCCGCGCGAACCGCGGGACCCGGCGGCGCTGGAGGCACTCGCGGCGCGCTGGGGACTCGGTGGATCGCTGCGACGGCTGCTCACGACCCTGCAGGCGTGA